The nucleotide window GGATCCGGCGAATGCGGCAATCGTTCAAACACCGCTAACGCTCTTTCGCTGCCCTTCGGATAGCCTTGGCCAAAACCCCAACCAAGATGCGACGGTCATGGTAACCGATACCAACCAGGAGCCGATGGGAGTCGTCTTTGGTCGGTCGAACTATGTCTCAAGCGTCGGCAGCAGCACGCTGTGGTGTAGTTGGCCAGTGACGATTCAGCCGAATGGGGCCATGTTTCGCAATAGCGCGACCCGAACCGTCGATGTGACCGATGGCCTGACCCAAACCGTATTCGTTGGCGAGCGATCCGCGAACATTGCCGATTCAGTTTGGCCGGGCATCGTGCCCCTATCCGGCCATTTCGCATATCCGCCGTTCGCCAGTGTCGGTAGCGGCGGCTTCAACACGAACTACGACGGCCCCGGTGCTTACGTTGGCGCCCACGGCGGCCCTTGCCCCTACGAAGATCCGGTCGTCATTCATCCGCCGAACAGTCCCTACGGTCATAGCGACCAGATGGAGTCCATGCATCCCGGCGGCGCAAATATCTTGATGGGCGACGGTTCAGTTCACTTCTATGCCGACTCCCACATGCTGTCCACCTGGGTTGGTCTAATCAGCCGCAACGGCGGAGAACCCATCAATGAACAGTATTGATCGCTTGCGAAAGATCGGTGCGCGGCGGTGGCTGTTGGTGGGCGCGATTCTGGCGCTGGCCGCACGCATTGGCTTGCTCGCTTACGACTTGCCGCTCAAACGGCCTGGCGCCGCAAAATCGGAGAAAACGGTGCGGGCAAACAAAAGCCCGGAGCATGGCGGAACGGTCCATTTCGACCTATTAGCGAAGCTTCTGGCCGACGACCGCCGAAGCGCTCCGAAAGGAGAGTGGCGGCGCGAGCTTTTGGCTCCGAATCCTCCGTTTCGGGTCGCAACGCAAAGCTGCCCGCTCGTCGGTCGTGCCGCGCCAGATTTCACGCTTTCCGATCATCGCGGCAAGCCGTGGAACTTGAAGAGCCAGTTGAAAAGGGGCCCCGTTGTTCTGGTGTTCTACCTCGGCTTCTACTGCAACTACTGCG belongs to Pirellulales bacterium and includes:
- a CDS encoding DUF1559 domain-containing protein, whose protein sequence is MLKHSLFSRWRSRRPGFTLVELLVVISIIGILLGLLLPAVQAAREAARLTQCQNNLKQIGLGLLNFESGKRVFPPSYVSQPENPAMSPIDPDFNDAGPGWSWMTLLLPYLEETGVYQSLNRNLTCWDPANAAIVQTPLTLFRCPSDSLGQNPNQDATVMVTDTNQEPMGVVFGRSNYVSSVGSSTLWCSWPVTIQPNGAMFRNSATRTVDVTDGLTQTVFVGERSANIADSVWPGIVPLSGHFAYPPFASVGSGGFNTNYDGPGAYVGAHGGPCPYEDPVVIHPPNSPYGHSDQMESMHPGGANILMGDGSVHFYADSHMLSTWVGLISRNGGEPINEQY
- a CDS encoding peroxiredoxin family protein, which produces MNSIDRLRKIGARRWLLVGAILALAARIGLLAYDLPLKRPGAAKSEKTVRANKSPEHGGTVHFDLLAKLLADDRRSAPKGEWRRELLAPNPPFRVATQSCPLVGRAAPDFTLSDHRGKPWNLKSQLKRGPVVLVFYLGFYCNYCVHDLFELNADLDRFHELGAEVIAISGDGPGVTRQRFEQFGAFGFPVLSDPGHAVARSYGMFRPEGPSQSELLLHGTFVIGRDGQVSWVGFGDLPFRNDMALLFEVARLGRASETNEPRADSTARSISAESQVP